A section of the Symphalangus syndactylus isolate Jambi chromosome 19, NHGRI_mSymSyn1-v2.1_pri, whole genome shotgun sequence genome encodes:
- the SLC30A10 gene encoding calcium/manganese antiporter SLC30A10 isoform X3, translated as MMKKEKKSEALNIRGVLLHVMGDALGSVVVVITAVIFYVLPLKSEDPCNWQCYIDPSLTVLMVIIILSSAFPLIKETAAILLQMVPKGVNMEELMSKLSAVPGISSVHEVHIWELVSGKIIATLHIKYPKDRGYQDASTKIREIFHSAGIHNVTIQFENVDLKEPLEQKDLLLLCNSPCISKGCAKQLCCPPGALPLAHVNGCAEHNGGPCLDTYGSDGLSRRDATEVAIEVSLDGCLSDHGQTLNKTQEDQCYVNSTHF; from the exons atgatgaaaaaagagaaaaagtctgAAGCTCTGAATATCAGAG GTGTACTTTTGCATGTGATGGGAGATGCCCTGGGGTCCGTGGTTGTGGTCATCACGGCCGTCATATTCTATGTGCTTCCCCTGAAGAGCGAGGACCCGTGTAACTGGCAGTGTTACATTGACCCCAGCCTGACTGTCCTCATGGTCATCATCATTTTGTCATCTGCCTTCCCGCTCATCAAGGAGACTGCTGCCATTCTGCTACAGATGGTCCCAAAAGGAGTCAACATGGAAGAGCTGA TGAGTAAACTCTCTGCTGTGCCTGGAATTAGCAGTGTACATGAAGTGCACATCTGGGAACTTGTAAGTGGAAAGATTATTGCCACCCTGCACATCAAGTATCCTAAGGACAGGGGATATCAAGATGCCAGCACAAAAATTCGAGAAATCTTCCACAGTGCGGGAATCCACAATGTGACCATCCAGTTTGAAAATGTGGACTTGAAGGAACCCCTGGAGCAGAAGGACTTACTGTTGCTCTGCAACTCACCCTGCATCTCCAAGGGCTGTGCTAAGCAGCTGTGTTGTCCCCCCGGGGCACTGCCTCTGGCCCACGTCAATGGCTGTGCTGAGCACAATGGTGGGCCCTGTCTAGACACATATGGAAGTGATGGCCTCAGTAGAAGAGATGCAACAGAAGTGGCTATTGAAGTGTCTTTGGATGGCTGTCTGAGTGACCACGGACAAACTCTTAACAAAACTCAGGAGGACCAATGTTATGTCAACAGCACGCATTTTTAG
- the SLC30A10 gene encoding calcium/manganese antiporter SLC30A10 isoform X1: protein MGRYSGKTCRLLFMLVLTVAFFVAELVSGYLGNSIALLSDSFNMLSDLISLCVGLSAGYIARRPTGGFSATYGYARAEVVGALSNAVFLTALCFTIFVEAVLRLARPERVDDPELVLIVGVLGLLVNVVGLLIFQDCAAWFACCLRGRSRRLQQRQQLAEGCAPGAFGGPQGAEDPRRPAAPTAPGSDSAVTLRGTSVERKREKGATVFSNVAGDSFNTQNEPEEMMKKEKKSEALNIRGVLLHVMGDALGSVVVVITAVIFYVLPLKSEDPCNWQCYIDPSLTVLMVIIILSSAFPLIKETAAILLQMVPKGVNMEELMSKLSAVPGISSVHEVHIWELVSGKIIATLHIKYPKDRGYQDASTKIREIFHSAGIHNVTIQFENVDLKEPLEQKDLLLLCNSPCISKGCAKQLCCPPGALPLAHVNGCAEHNGGPCLDTYGSDGLSRRDATEVAIEVSLDGCLSDHGQTLNKTQEDQCYVNSTHF, encoded by the exons ATGGGCCGCTACTCGGGCAAGACGTGCCGGCTGCTCTTCATGCTAGTGCTCACCGTCGCCTTCTTCGTGGCAGAATTGGTCTCCGGCTACCTGGGCAACTCCATCGCGCTGCTCTCCGACTCCTTCAACATGCTCTCCGACCTGATCTCGCTGTGCGTGGGCCTGAGCGCCGGCTACATCGCTCGGCGCCCCACCGGGGGCTTCAGCGCCACCTATGGCTACGCCCGCGCCGAGGTGGTGGGTGCGCTGAGCAACGCCGTCTTCCTCACCGCGCTCTGCTTCACCATCTTCGTGGAGGCCGTGCTGCGCCTGGCCCGGCCCGAGCGCGTGGATGACCCCGAGCTGGTGCTCATCGTCGGCGTCCTGGGGCTGTTGGTCAACGTGGTGGGGCTGCTCATCTTCCAGGACTGCGCCGCCTGGTTCGCGTGCTGCCTCCGAGGACGCAGTCGCCGCctgcagcagcggcagcagctgGCGGAGGGCTGCGCCCCCGGCGCTTTCGGGGGGCCTCAGGGTGCGGAGGACCCACGGCGCCCTGCGGCCCCGACAGCCCCAGGCTCGGACTCGGCCGTAACCCTCCGGGGGACCTCAGTGGAAAGGAAGCGGGAGAAGGGGGCGACCGTGTTCTCAAACGTAGCAG GTGATTCCTTCAACACCCAGAATGAGCCAGAAGAGatgatgaaaaaagagaaaaagtctgAAGCTCTGAATATCAGAG GTGTACTTTTGCATGTGATGGGAGATGCCCTGGGGTCCGTGGTTGTGGTCATCACGGCCGTCATATTCTATGTGCTTCCCCTGAAGAGCGAGGACCCGTGTAACTGGCAGTGTTACATTGACCCCAGCCTGACTGTCCTCATGGTCATCATCATTTTGTCATCTGCCTTCCCGCTCATCAAGGAGACTGCTGCCATTCTGCTACAGATGGTCCCAAAAGGAGTCAACATGGAAGAGCTGA TGAGTAAACTCTCTGCTGTGCCTGGAATTAGCAGTGTACATGAAGTGCACATCTGGGAACTTGTAAGTGGAAAGATTATTGCCACCCTGCACATCAAGTATCCTAAGGACAGGGGATATCAAGATGCCAGCACAAAAATTCGAGAAATCTTCCACAGTGCGGGAATCCACAATGTGACCATCCAGTTTGAAAATGTGGACTTGAAGGAACCCCTGGAGCAGAAGGACTTACTGTTGCTCTGCAACTCACCCTGCATCTCCAAGGGCTGTGCTAAGCAGCTGTGTTGTCCCCCCGGGGCACTGCCTCTGGCCCACGTCAATGGCTGTGCTGAGCACAATGGTGGGCCCTGTCTAGACACATATGGAAGTGATGGCCTCAGTAGAAGAGATGCAACAGAAGTGGCTATTGAAGTGTCTTTGGATGGCTGTCTGAGTGACCACGGACAAACTCTTAACAAAACTCAGGAGGACCAATGTTATGTCAACAGCACGCATTTTTAG